One genomic segment of Impatiens glandulifera chromosome 6, dImpGla2.1, whole genome shotgun sequence includes these proteins:
- the LOC124944101 gene encoding peptidyl-prolyl cis-trans isomerase CYP18-2 translates to MWPSGNDGAPEVTLETSMGSFTVEMYIRHAPRTCRNFIELSRRGYYDNVKFHRIIKEFIVQGGDPTGTGRGGESIYGGKFEDEISPKLKHTGAGILSMANAGPNTNGSQFFITLAPTPSLDGKHTIFGRVCRGMEIVKRLGSVQTDNNDKPIHDVRILRAKVQD, encoded by the exons ATGTGGCCAAGTGGAAACGATGGTGCCCCGGAAGTTACTCTGGAAACCTCCATGGGTTCATTCACCGTCGAG ATGTACATACGGCACGCTCCGAGAACTTGCAGAAACTTCATTGAACTCTCTCGCCGTGGTTATTATGATAACGTTAAGTTCCATAGAATCATCAAG gaATTCATTGTGCAAGGTGGGGATCCTACTGGGACTGGAAGGGGTGGAGAATCTATATACGG TGGTAAGTTTGAGGATGAAATTTCACCAAAACTTAAGCATACAGGAGCTGGCATCTTATCAATGGCCAATGCCGGTCCAAATACCAACGGAAGCCAATTCTTCATAACTTTGGCACCAACACCGTCATTGGATG GAAAACATACTATATTTGGAAGAGTATGCAGAGGAATGGAGATCGTAAAGAGGCTTGGTAGTGTTCAAACTGATAATAATGACAA GCCCATCCATGATGTGAGAATTCTGAGGGCAAAAGTTCAAGATTGA